The genomic segment TGCGCTGGTGGATCGTGGGTCTCGCGCTCGTTCCTGTAGCCCTGATACTGGAACTCCTGCATGCGCCGCCGCTGGCGGTTCTCCTGGCCGCCGCGGCGGCCTTGGTCCCGCTCGCAGCACTGCTCGGTCGAGCGACCGAAGAAGTGGCCGCACGCACCGGGCCACTCGTCGGTGGCCTCCTGAATTCGACGCTCGGGAACGCAGCGGAACTCATCATCGCCCTGGCGGCGCTGCGGGCTGGCCTGCACGAACTGGTGAAGGCGTCGATCTCGGGCTCGATCCTCGGGAACCTTCTCCTGATCCTCGGGGCGAGCCTGCTCGTCGGCGGCCTGCGACACGGGATGCAGCAGTTCGATGCGCAGCTGGCTGGGGTCAGCGCGACGATGATGACCCTCGCGGTGGTCCTCTTGCTCGTCCCTGGGCTCTTCACGCTCGGCCCCACACCGGTGCACGGCGATGCGGTCGAGTGGATGAGTATCGGACTCGCCATCGTCCTCGCGGTGATCTATGGACTCTATGTGCTCTACATCGTGCGCCGTGGTGGCCCGGTTCTCGAGCACGCGCACGCCAGCTGGTCGCTCCGGCGTGGCATCGTCGTGCTGGCGCTGGCGACGATCGGCGTCGTGGTGATGAGCGAGGTGCTGGTCGGGGCAGTCGAGCCGGTCGTCGCAGCCACCGGGATCTCGGAGTTTTTTCTCGGTGTCGTGCTCGTGCCGCTCGTCGGCAATGTCGCCGAGCACTTCGTGGCGGTGCAGGTCGCTGGGCGGAATCAGATGGATCTGAGTCTCAATATCGCCTATGGGTCGAGCCTGCAAGTTGCATTACTGGTGACGCCAGTACTCATCGGCGCAAGTCTCTTGACCAGCCAGCCGATGTCGCTCGTCTTCAATGTGTACGAACTCGTGGCCTTGCTCGGCGCCGCCCTCGTTTCGACGCTGATCGCGCTCGACGGACGCTCGCACTGGCTCGAAGGTGCGATGTTGCTCGCGGTCTACGCTGGCCTGGGGGTGGGCTTTTTCTTCCTCCCCTGATTGGCGCTCGGGCGCATACAGGCAGCTTGATGGAGAGGCAGCGCGCGTGGAGGGAACCGATGGTTCGGATCCTGGCAGATGCACAGCACACGGCCGAGTTCATCGAGCTCTTGCGGCAGGTCGGTGCGCTCCTCGAGGGTCACTTTCTCCTGGCTTCGGGACGCCACAGCGACCGCTACGTGGAGAAGTTCGCCCTCTTGCGCTGGCCACGCCGGGTGGAACAGGTCTGCCGGGATCTGCTGGAGGGACTCCCCTGGTCGGGGATCGACGCCGTGGTGGGTCCGACGACCGGGGGCATCCTGCTCGCTTACGAGTGCGCGCGACAGCTCGGGGTGTGGGCAGCCTATGCCGAACGAGAGAGCGAGGGAAGCAGCCGCCGCGTCTTCCGGCGCGGGACGCGCTTTCCGCCGGGTACACGTGTCCTCGTTGTCGACGACATCCTCACCACCGGCGGCTCGGTGCGCGAGACGCTGCGTGCGCTCGCTGAACACCCGGTCGACGTGGTCGGAGTCGCTGTCCTGGTCGACCGCTCGACGGAGCCTCTCGACCTCGGCGTACCGCTCGCGGCGCTCGTCCGTCTGGAGATCCCGAGTTGGCCAGCCGATGCCTGTCCACTCTGCGTGCGCGGGCTACCGCTCGTCAAACCGGGTACGACGGGAGCCCCCGAGACGTCAGCGCTCTGAGCGAGCGGCTGCCTCGACCTCGATTCCCGATTCCCGCAGCATGCGGAGCAGGTCTTCCTCGCCGAGAATCGGAACTCCGAGTTGCTGCGCTCGAGCGTATTTGCTCCCCGGCTCAGCACCAGCGAACACGAAGTCGGTCTTGCGCGAGACGCTGTCGGTGACGTGCGCGCCGGCGCGGCGCAGGAGTTCCTCAGCCTGACTGCGTGTCAGTGACTCCAGACGTCCGGTCAAGACCACCGTCTTGCCAGCGAGTGGCCCCTGTGCTGGCATAGCGGCCGGTGCTTCTACCTCGGCCATCCGCACGCCGAGTTTGCGGAAGCGCTCGATCATCTCCCGGTTCTTCGGTTCCCGGAAGAACTCGTAGACCGACTGGGCGACGGCTGGGCCGAAGCCCGGGATCTGCAGCAGCTCGTCGATCGTCGCCTCCATCAGCCGGTCGACCGACCGGAAATGCTCAGCCAGCAGCTGCGCATTCCGTTCACCGACGTGGCGAATACCGAGTGCGAAGAGGAAGCGAGCGAACGGTCGGTTCTTGCTCGCCTCGATCGCCTTTTGCAGGTTTTCGACCTTCTTGGGCCCGAAACCTTCGAGCCGGAGGACACGCTGCCAGTCGATCTCGTACAGGTCGGGGAGCGAGCGGACGATGCCGAGATCGACGAAGAGATCGGAGATCTTCTCGCCCAGTCCCTCGATGTCCATCGCGTTCCGCGAGGCGAAGTGCCGGAGCGAGGCCTTGAGTCGGGCAGGGCAGTTCGGGTTGGGGCAGTAGCGGTCGACTTCGCCTTCCAGGCGGATCGTATGTGCGCCGCAGACGGGACACTGCTGCGGAATGTCGACTGGCCGTTCGTCGCCGTCGCGGCGCTGTGGGATGGTCGCGACGACCTTCGGGATCACGTCACCTCGCCGCTGGACGACGACTGCGTCGCCGATGAGGAGGCCGAGACGCTTGATTTCTTCTTCGTTGTGCAGCGTCGCCCGCTCGACGATCACGCCGCCGATCTCGACCGGTTCCAGTATGGCAACAGGGGTGAGTTTGCCCGTACGGCCGACACTCCAGATGACCTCGCGGACGATGGTCGTCTTCTCGTGAGCCGGGAACTTGTAGGCGGCCGCACCGCGCGGCTCACGTCCGACGACGCCGAGCACCTGATACAGCGCCCGATCGTTGACCTTGATGACCACCCCATCGGCCTCGAACTCGAGCTGGTCGCGACGCTCCTGCCAGCGGTGACACTCGGCGATCACCTCGTCGACCGTCCGGCAGACTCGATAGGCGGGTACGACCGGAATCTGCAGCTGGCGCAAGAAGTCGAGTGCCTCGACATGGGTTGCGGGTGGTTCGGTTCCTTCCCAGAGCCCGATGTCCCAGGCGGCGAAGCGGAGCGGGCGGGAGGCCGTCACGCTCGGGTCGAGCTGTCGGAGCGAGCCAGCAGCAGCGTTCCGCGGATTGGCGAAGAGCGGTAGGCCTTGCTCGCCGCGCTCGCGGTTGAGTTTCTCGAAGTCGCGAATGTTCATGTACACCTCACCGCGTACCTCGAGAACGCTCGGGATCGCGACGCCGTCCGGCGGATACAGCCGCAGGGGGATCATCCGGATCGTGCGCACGTTGTTCGTGACGTCTTCGCCGGTGTAGCCGTCGCCACGCGTCGCGCCGCGGACCAGCACGCCGTCGCGGTAGAGGATCGAGACTGCCAGGCCGTCCAGCTTGGGCTCGGTCACGAATTCCACATCGCTCCGACCGCTCAAGCGGTAGACCCGTTCGGCCCAGGTGCGGATCTCCGCGTCGGAGAAGACGTTGCCGAGCGAGAGCATGGGGATCTCGTGTTGAACGGTGGCGAATCCCTCGGCCGGCGGAGCCCCGACGCGCTGCGTGGGGGAATCAGGGGTGACCAGTTCGGGATACTGCTCCTCGAGGCGACGCAGTTCGAGCATCAGCGCGTCGTATTCGGCGTCGCTGACCGTCGGGGCGTTGAGGACGTAGTACTCGTAGTTGTACCGGTGAATCAGCCGTCGCAGCTCTTCAACCCGGGCGCGTATTTCCGACGGAACACGATCCTGCGCCGCTGTCGTCCGGTCGGCCATCTCGCCCTCCCTCACCGCGGTCGTTCGCTGTCGCGCTGGCGAGTATACGGCCACGTACGGTCGGGTACCATACCTGGGGGTGCGGGTGAGGAGCCAGGGATGGCCAGCGAGCCGGTTTCGAGCGCCTACGATCGATTGCGAGGCCGCGCGCGGGAAATCCTGCTCGGCAACGGTGGTATCGCCAGCGAGGAGCAGCTCGTCGAGGCCCTCTTCGGATCGGTCGGGAATCGGCGCTTGTGGGCTCCGTTCCTCGCGCAGCTGCTCGCGAGCGAAGAGGATCTGGTGCGCCGAGCCGACGGGACATGGGCGTTGCGCCACCGTCCGGTCGCGCTCGATGAGTGCTGGCCGCGGACATTCGTGGCCGTCGACGTCGAAACGACCGGTCTTCGCCCCACCCGGCACCGGGTGATCGAGATCGGTGCCGCGCGCTTCGAGGAAGGGCGCTGTGTCGAGCGCTTTTCGGTCCTGGTGAACCCGCAGCGGCGACTGCCTTCCTACATCGTCCGGCTGACCGGGATTCGCGACGAGGACCTGCTCACGGCTGTCCCGTTCGCCGATGTCGCGGCGGCGCTGCGCGCGTTCTTGGGAGACAGCGTGATTATTGGCTACAACCTCGGATTCGATCTCGATTTCCTGAACTTCGAGTTGCGCCGACTGGGCCAGGGACCGCTCGCGAATCCGGCCCTCGATGTGCTGCCGCTCGCTCGAGCGCTCTTACCAGGAAACGGTCGCTTCGATCTCGACTCGGTCTGTCGCAGCCTCGGGATCGAGCGGGTGATCCGGCACCGTGCCTTGCCGGATGCCGAAGCGACGGCAGCGCTTTACTTGCGGCTCATCGAACGTGCGGAAGCGGCCGGGCTGCGCGTGCCCGGTGACGTGCCGTCGCCACCGGTGCAGCGTCCCATCGTCGTCGAAGCGGTCGCCCGTGGCCGAGCGGTTCTGGATCGCGCGTTGCTGGACGGTGTGCCCGAATCGCCTGGGGTGTATCTGATGCGGGACGGCCTGGGGCGAGTCCTCTACGTGGGCAAGGCGCGCAACCTGCGGCAACGGCTCCGCTCCTACTTCGCGCAACCGCTCGGTTACACGCGCAAGATGGACGGTCTCCTGGAGTCGGTGGCCGAACTCGAGACGGTCGTCGTCGGTTCGGAGCTGGAAGCATTGTTGCTCGAAAGCCAGTTCATCCAGCGCTACAAGCCGCCCTACAATACACAGCTTCGCAACCATGAGGCGTACCCGTACGTGAAGGTCGAGCTCGGGCGCCCCTGGCCACGGATCGTCCTGGCGCGCGAGCGCGGCGACGACGGTGCCGTGTACGTCGGACCGTTCCGGAGCACGGCGGCGGCGCGAGCGGTCGTGGAGCTCTTGCACACAGTCCTGCCGTTGCGGACATGCCATCGGTCGTTTCGGGACGCCCGTTCCTACGGGCGTCCGTGTCTGCAGCTGACGCTCGGCCGCTGCATCGGTCCCTGCACGGGGCGAGTCGATCCGGATGCCTACCGTGCCCTCGTCGACGCGGCGCTCCGCTACCTGAATGGAGAGACCGAGGCGATCGTCGCCCGTGTGCAGCAGCTTCTGGTCGACGCTGCCGAGCGACTCGACTTCGAGCGTGCGGCACGACTGCGCGATCTCCTGCGACGCAGCCAGGAACTCGTCATCGCACATCGTCTGGTGCGGGACTCACTGACCGCGCGCCCATGCCTGATCGTGACTCCCTGCCCGGAGACCGGGGGCCGCGCCTTTCTCCTGGTCGTCGGCGGTCGGTTGTGGGCACGAGTCGTCGCGGCCTGCGAAGAAACGGACGAAGACGTCGCAGCGCGCTTGCGGGCTGCGTGGGAGCGTGCACGGGCGGCTCCACCGTGGCTCCTGGATCAGGAGACGCTCGATGCAGCCTCGATCGTCGCACGCTGGCTGCGCGAGCATCAGGACGATCCGACCGTCATCCAGCTGGATGAGCCGATCGACTGGTGCGCGGTCGTTCGCTACGCCCGTGGGCTACCGGTGACTGCGCTGGCGGTGCATGCGCCGGTTCGGAAAGAGGACGTCAGCACGAGTGAGAGGAGCGCGAAGTGAGCGAGGAGCGGAGAGAAGCGCAGGAGCGGAGCGTCGAGGAGCGCCTGGAGGAGATCGCAGCGCGGGTGCGAGCTTGTACCCGCTGTGATCTCTGGCGTACGCGGACACAGGCGGTACCGGGCGAAGGGAATCCACGCGCGGAGGTCATGTTCATCGGGGAGGCCCCGGGGTATCACGAAGACCGGCAGGGGCGCCCGTTCGTCGGTGCCGCTGGCCAGTTCCTCAACGAACTGCTCCAGCGAGCAGGCTTGCGCCGCGAGGAGGTGTATATCACGAACGTCGTGAAGTGCCGGCCGCCGGGGAATCGCGATCCGTTGCCCGACGAGATCGCGGCCTGCGCGCCGTATCTCGACGAGCAGCTGGCCGTGATTCGTCCACGCATCATCGTCACGCTCGGTCGGTACTCGATGGCCCGCTGGTTCCCGAACGAGAAGATCTCGCGCATTCACGGGCAAGCTCGCCGGATCGGTGAGTACGTGGTCGTGCCGATGTACCATCCCGCAGCAGCCTTGCACCAGCCCGCACTCAAAGAGCTCGTCGAGAAGGATTTCGAGAAGCTCGGTGAGATCCTCGCCCAGGTCCGTGCCGAGACGACCACGGCTGACGCGCAACCGGAAGAACAGCCACAGCAGATGCGCCTCTTCTGAGACGTTGCTATACTCCGTACGGACACGCGAACGGACGCGGGAGGAAGCGATGGCGCGAGGGCGGTCGCAAGGGCGAAAGCGGGGCGAGGCGCGCGAGGTGCGATCGGAGAGAGGCGGGAGTCAGCTGCTCCCATGGTTACTCGGGCGCGTGGCGCGTGGACTCGCTCACGTGCCGCGCCGGCTGCCCCGCGACCTCGCTGGCCTCTTCCTCGCGACGCTCGGTGTTCTGCTGGCGCTCGCCTTGTTCGGTGCCGAGCAGCGAACGGGGCTGATCGGTCTGGTTGCGGAAGCCTGCCGCTGGCTGTTCGGGCGTGGCGCGATCGTAGTGCCGCTGGTTTTCTTCTGGGGAGCCCTGGAACTCCTGGCAGCGCAGAGCCGGCAGGCGACGCTGCGGCGGGCGTTGGGGATATTCCTATACATCGCCGGTGCCGTTGCGTTGCTCGATGCACGAGCCGTGGATCGGGTCGAGGAGGCGGGTGGGTACCTCGGTGCCGGGGTCGCAGCCGTGTTGCGGCTGATCGGTGGGGAGATCGGTTTCGGAGTGCTGGCTCTGGTGCTCGGGGTAGCCGGGGTGACTCTCTTCGCTGGAGTGGACCTCCGCACGCTCGGTCAGGGAACGGCTCGTGTCGCGAGACTGCTCGGAGCAGTGCGGTCGTGGCGGCCTCCGGTTCAGGAAGGAGAGCAGCAGTCGCCTTCCCGAGGATCGGAACGAGAGGGGGCGGTCGACACGACGGAGTTCGCGATGACGCGCCCGGTGATCGCGGCGACTCGCCACACCGGATCAGCGCGGGCGCGGAATCGGCGCGGGGGTGGCGGAAGGAGCGGGCGAGGCGAGTCTGTGGTGGCCACCGGGGCTGAGGACACCGCGCCGGAAGCCGCGGGTAATCCGATCGGCGGTGATGACGTGCTACCCGATATCAGCCGCCTGCAGCAATACGCGACGAGTCTGCCGGATGCGGAGGAACTGGAGCGGAAAGCGGCGATCATCCAGGAAACGCTGGCGAATTTCCGAGTGGATGCCCGGGTGCGGGAAATCTATCCTGGCCCAGCGGTGACGTTGTTCACGCTCGAGCCTGGGCCGGGCGTCAAGGTGCGGCGTATCACCGAACTCCAGAACGATCTCGCACTCGCGCTCGCGGCACCAGCGATCCGGATCGAAGCACCGGTTCCGGGCATGGCGCGTGTCGGCATCGAGGTGCCGAATGCGGCGATTTCGACCGTCGGCTTGCGCGAGGTGCTGGAGTCCCCGGCGTTCCAGCGCTCGCGGGCGCGCCTCCCGCTCGCACTCGGCCGCGACGTGCACGGGGAGTATGTGGTTGCCGATCTCACGCGCATGCCGCATCTCTTGATCGCTGGTGCGACCGGATCAGGAAAGTCGGTCTGCATCAATGGCATCATCGCGACGTTTCTCCTCACCCGGCGGCCGGACGAGCTGCAAATGCTCCTGATCGATCCGAAGAAGGTGGAACTGGCTGGCTACGATGGAGTGCCGCATCTGAAACGGCCGGTCGTCACCGACATGGGGCTGGTGGTCGGAGCGCTGCGGCGGGTGCTCCAGGAGATGGAGCGCCGTTATGAACGCTTCGCCCAGCTGGGGGTACGGAATCTGGAGGGGTACCGGCTGCGACGCGAGGAGGATCCCTCGCTCGAGCCGCTTCCGTACCTCGTGGTGATCATCGACGAGCTGGCTGACCTCATGCTGACGACGCCCGATGAAGTGGAGACGCTCCTCGTCCGGTTGGCCCAGATGGCGCGCGCGACCGGTATCCACCTCCTCATCGCGACGCAGCGGCCATCCGTGGACGTTCTGACCGGTCTCATCAAAGCCAATGTGCCGGCCCGGATCGCGTTCGCGGTGACGTCGCAGACCGATAGCCGCGTCATCCTCGACATGCCCGGGGCCGAACGCCTGCTCGGGCGCGGCGACATGCTCTATCTGCCACCGGACGCTCCCCGGCCGCTCCGGATTCAAGGCTCGTTCATCGATGACCGCGATCTGGAATACGTCGTCGATCACTGGCGCCGGCTGTACCCCGTGCCCCAGTACGACCCGACCTGGCTCGACCTCGAAGAGGCCACTACGGAGCCGACGCACGCCGAGGATCCGCTCCTCGAGCAGGCTCGGCAACTGGTTCGCCAACTCGGGGCAGCCTCGACGTCATTGCTCCAGCGTCGCCTTCGGATCGGGTACAACCGGGCAGCGCGCATCATGGAGCAACTGGAGGCCGAAGGGATCGTCGGCCCGGCCGATGGCGCGCGTGGGCGCATGGTGTACCTCGGGGAGGACTGACCCGGAGGACAGGTGAGCAGTCTGGTATACTGGTGAGTGTGAACGCACGTTTTGCCGGGCGGCGACCGAGGTGATTGTGCGCACGAGAGGGCCGGCCGAGCCGATCGCTCGGCTCATCGACGAGTTCGCGAAGCTTCCCGGAATCGGTCCGAAGACGGCATCGCGCTTGGCCTACCACCTGTTGCGGAGCCCACGCGAGGAGGCGTTGGCACTCGCGCAGGCGATCATCGAAGTCAAGGAGCGTGTCCAATTCTGCTCGCGATGCTTCAATCTGACCGACACCGATCCCTGTCCGATCTGCGTCGATCCGGCTCGCGATCAGCAGACGATCTGTGTCGTCGAAGATCCGTTGGACGTGCTCGCGCTCGAGCGAACTGGCGCGTACCACGGCG from the Thermomicrobium sp. 4228-Ro genome contains:
- the cax gene encoding calcium/proton exchanger yields the protein MRWWIVGLALVPVALILELLHAPPLAVLLAAAAALVPLAALLGRATEEVAARTGPLVGGLLNSTLGNAAELIIALAALRAGLHELVKASISGSILGNLLLILGASLLVGGLRHGMQQFDAQLAGVSATMMTLAVVLLLVPGLFTLGPTPVHGDAVEWMSIGLAIVLAVIYGLYVLYIVRRGGPVLEHAHASWSLRRGIVVLALATIGVVVMSEVLVGAVEPVVAATGISEFFLGVVLVPLVGNVAEHFVAVQVAGRNQMDLSLNIAYGSSLQVALLVTPVLIGASLLTSQPMSLVFNVYELVALLGAALVSTLIALDGRSHWLEGAMLLAVYAGLGVGFFFLP
- the pyrE gene encoding orotate phosphoribosyltransferase; its protein translation is MVRILADAQHTAEFIELLRQVGALLEGHFLLASGRHSDRYVEKFALLRWPRRVEQVCRDLLEGLPWSGIDAVVGPTTGGILLAYECARQLGVWAAYAERESEGSSRRVFRRGTRFPPGTRVLVVDDILTTGGSVRETLRALAEHPVDVVGVAVLVDRSTEPLDLGVPLAALVRLEIPSWPADACPLCVRGLPLVKPGTTGAPETSAL
- the ligA gene encoding NAD-dependent DNA ligase LigA, giving the protein MADRTTAAQDRVPSEIRARVEELRRLIHRYNYEYYVLNAPTVSDAEYDALMLELRRLEEQYPELVTPDSPTQRVGAPPAEGFATVQHEIPMLSLGNVFSDAEIRTWAERVYRLSGRSDVEFVTEPKLDGLAVSILYRDGVLVRGATRGDGYTGEDVTNNVRTIRMIPLRLYPPDGVAIPSVLEVRGEVYMNIRDFEKLNRERGEQGLPLFANPRNAAAGSLRQLDPSVTASRPLRFAAWDIGLWEGTEPPATHVEALDFLRQLQIPVVPAYRVCRTVDEVIAECHRWQERRDQLEFEADGVVIKVNDRALYQVLGVVGREPRGAAAYKFPAHEKTTIVREVIWSVGRTGKLTPVAILEPVEIGGVIVERATLHNEEEIKRLGLLIGDAVVVQRRGDVIPKVVATIPQRRDGDERPVDIPQQCPVCGAHTIRLEGEVDRYCPNPNCPARLKASLRHFASRNAMDIEGLGEKISDLFVDLGIVRSLPDLYEIDWQRVLRLEGFGPKKVENLQKAIEASKNRPFARFLFALGIRHVGERNAQLLAEHFRSVDRLMEATIDELLQIPGFGPAVAQSVYEFFREPKNREMIERFRKLGVRMAEVEAPAAMPAQGPLAGKTVVLTGRLESLTRSQAEELLRRAGAHVTDSVSRKTDFVFAGAEPGSKYARAQQLGVPILGEEDLLRMLRESGIEVEAAARSER
- a CDS encoding exonuclease domain-containing protein, which gives rise to MASEPVSSAYDRLRGRAREILLGNGGIASEEQLVEALFGSVGNRRLWAPFLAQLLASEEDLVRRADGTWALRHRPVALDECWPRTFVAVDVETTGLRPTRHRVIEIGAARFEEGRCVERFSVLVNPQRRLPSYIVRLTGIRDEDLLTAVPFADVAAALRAFLGDSVIIGYNLGFDLDFLNFELRRLGQGPLANPALDVLPLARALLPGNGRFDLDSVCRSLGIERVIRHRALPDAEATAALYLRLIERAEAAGLRVPGDVPSPPVQRPIVVEAVARGRAVLDRALLDGVPESPGVYLMRDGLGRVLYVGKARNLRQRLRSYFAQPLGYTRKMDGLLESVAELETVVVGSELEALLLESQFIQRYKPPYNTQLRNHEAYPYVKVELGRPWPRIVLARERGDDGAVYVGPFRSTAAARAVVELLHTVLPLRTCHRSFRDARSYGRPCLQLTLGRCIGPCTGRVDPDAYRALVDAALRYLNGETEAIVARVQQLLVDAAERLDFERAARLRDLLRRSQELVIAHRLVRDSLTARPCLIVTPCPETGGRAFLLVVGGRLWARVVAACEETDEDVAARLRAAWERARAAPPWLLDQETLDAASIVARWLREHQDDPTVIQLDEPIDWCAVVRYARGLPVTALAVHAPVRKEDVSTSERSAK
- a CDS encoding uracil-DNA glycosylase, which gives rise to MSEERREAQERSVEERLEEIAARVRACTRCDLWRTRTQAVPGEGNPRAEVMFIGEAPGYHEDRQGRPFVGAAGQFLNELLQRAGLRREEVYITNVVKCRPPGNRDPLPDEIAACAPYLDEQLAVIRPRIIVTLGRYSMARWFPNEKISRIHGQARRIGEYVVVPMYHPAAALHQPALKELVEKDFEKLGEILAQVRAETTTADAQPEEQPQQMRLF
- a CDS encoding FtsK/SpoIIIE family DNA translocase, with translation MARGRSQGRKRGEAREVRSERGGSQLLPWLLGRVARGLAHVPRRLPRDLAGLFLATLGVLLALALFGAEQRTGLIGLVAEACRWLFGRGAIVVPLVFFWGALELLAAQSRQATLRRALGIFLYIAGAVALLDARAVDRVEEAGGYLGAGVAAVLRLIGGEIGFGVLALVLGVAGVTLFAGVDLRTLGQGTARVARLLGAVRSWRPPVQEGEQQSPSRGSEREGAVDTTEFAMTRPVIAATRHTGSARARNRRGGGGRSGRGESVVATGAEDTAPEAAGNPIGGDDVLPDISRLQQYATSLPDAEELERKAAIIQETLANFRVDARVREIYPGPAVTLFTLEPGPGVKVRRITELQNDLALALAAPAIRIEAPVPGMARVGIEVPNAAISTVGLREVLESPAFQRSRARLPLALGRDVHGEYVVADLTRMPHLLIAGATGSGKSVCINGIIATFLLTRRPDELQMLLIDPKKVELAGYDGVPHLKRPVVTDMGLVVGALRRVLQEMERRYERFAQLGVRNLEGYRLRREEDPSLEPLPYLVVIIDELADLMLTTPDEVETLLVRLAQMARATGIHLLIATQRPSVDVLTGLIKANVPARIAFAVTSQTDSRVILDMPGAERLLGRGDMLYLPPDAPRPLRIQGSFIDDRDLEYVVDHWRRLYPVPQYDPTWLDLEEATTEPTHAEDPLLEQARQLVRQLGAASTSLLQRRLRIGYNRAARIMEQLEAEGIVGPADGARGRMVYLGED
- the recR gene encoding recombination mediator RecR — encoded protein: MIVRTRGPAEPIARLIDEFAKLPGIGPKTASRLAYHLLRSPREEALALAQAIIEVKERVQFCSRCFNLTDTDPCPICVDPARDQQTICVVEDPLDVLALERTGAYHGVYHVLHGVISPVDGIGPERLRIRELLERVQRERPSEVILALNPNIEGDATAMYLARQLIPLGVTVTRPASGLPVGGDLEYADEVTLGRALAGRRAL